A genomic window from Elaeis guineensis isolate ETL-2024a chromosome 3, EG11, whole genome shotgun sequence includes:
- the LOC105040390 gene encoding RNA-binding protein 2 isoform X2, which translates to MADPYWRYPSAERDPRAAFSSHLPSDGSSGISNHMWSASDPRGTSDFLRSDKLPIHSGGYGSDDIAGIGTHRTAGLGSLAAGATVGGYTPLEDLVLAKRDALDIKPDVDIPNPLIKSDGPSADQSNILFVDGLPTDCTRREVAHLFRPFIGFKDIRVVHKEPRRTGDKAHVLCFVEFNDSKCALTALEALQGG; encoded by the exons ATGGCCGATCCCTACTGGAGGTACCCTTCTGCCGAAAGAG ATCCAAGAGCTGCTTTTTCTAGTCATCTTCCATCCGATGGTTCTTCTGGAATATCTAATCACATGTGGAGTGCTAGTGATCCAAGGGGCACATCAGATTTTTTGCGGAGTGAT AAATTACCAATACATTCTGGAGGTTATGGTTCAGATGATATTGCTGGAATTGGAACTCATCGTACAGCTGGACTTGGTAGTTTGGCTGCTGGAGCTACTGTAGGAGGATATACTCCATTAGAAGACCTGGTCTTAGCAAAAAGAGATGCATTAGACATCAAGCCTGACGTGGACATACCCAatcctttgataaaatctgatggtCCATCTGCAGATCAATCTAACATCCTTTTTGTTGATGGTCTTCCTACCGATTGTACACGAAGAGAAGTGGCTC ATCTTTTCCGCCCTTTTATTGGTTTCAAGGATATCAGAGTTGTGCACAAGGAGCCTAGACGT ACTGGGGATAAGGCTCATGTCCTGTGCTTTGTGGAGTTTAATGATTCCAAATGTGCTTTGACTGCTCTAGAAGCTCTTCAAG GTGGCTGA
- the LOC105040390 gene encoding RNA-binding protein 2 isoform X1, protein MADPYWRYPSAERDPRAAFSSHLPSDGSSGISNHMWSASDPRGTSDFLRSDKLPIHSGGYGSDDIAGIGTHRTAGLGSLAAGATVGGYTPLEDLVLAKRDALDIKPDVDIPNPLIKSDGPSADQSNILFVDGLPTDCTRREVAHLFRPFIGFKDIRVVHKEPRRTGDKAHVLCFVEFNDSKCALTALEALQEYKFDDKKPDSPVLKIQFAKFPFRPSCVRDDRRHGSAH, encoded by the exons ATGGCCGATCCCTACTGGAGGTACCCTTCTGCCGAAAGAG ATCCAAGAGCTGCTTTTTCTAGTCATCTTCCATCCGATGGTTCTTCTGGAATATCTAATCACATGTGGAGTGCTAGTGATCCAAGGGGCACATCAGATTTTTTGCGGAGTGAT AAATTACCAATACATTCTGGAGGTTATGGTTCAGATGATATTGCTGGAATTGGAACTCATCGTACAGCTGGACTTGGTAGTTTGGCTGCTGGAGCTACTGTAGGAGGATATACTCCATTAGAAGACCTGGTCTTAGCAAAAAGAGATGCATTAGACATCAAGCCTGACGTGGACATACCCAatcctttgataaaatctgatggtCCATCTGCAGATCAATCTAACATCCTTTTTGTTGATGGTCTTCCTACCGATTGTACACGAAGAGAAGTGGCTC ATCTTTTCCGCCCTTTTATTGGTTTCAAGGATATCAGAGTTGTGCACAAGGAGCCTAGACGT ACTGGGGATAAGGCTCATGTCCTGTGCTTTGTGGAGTTTAATGATTCCAAATGTGCTTTGACTGCTCTAGAAGCTCTTCAAG AATATAAATTTGATGACAAGAAACCAGATTCACCAGTCTTAAAGATCCAATTTGCGAAATTCCCTTTCCGTCCATCGTGTGTACGTGATGATCGGAGACATGGAAGTGCACACTGA
- the LOC105040389 gene encoding LOW QUALITY PROTEIN: transcriptional elongation regulator MINIYO (The sequence of the model RefSeq protein was modified relative to this genomic sequence to represent the inferred CDS: inserted 2 bases in 2 codons) has product MEAAEKAYKTRPPSSSSKKKKVVEIRGTAVSLKQRVEELHHGPGLVGSIVEKGFSSSDDYKPQQKPASFPXPTVLPFPVARHRSHGPHWAPVSSLPDAADEDDMEEDKDETDYDPIASLANPIERKEKKGLDLSKWKELMRDNNAAMPQSKKNGIARKAGEVNAANKEEVKKESLPSTTSPPKELLCRSSQTDLTTRVEQKPSNQGSPSLMDETAARAEQKPVPMDVELEASVPGGQGSVSLMDDIDAENLARLKQMSADEIAEAQAEIMEKMDSSLIEMLKKRGQNKLGRKKGADLKREGGWHDLGSAKPVEGGKSSTSVVPPGNWLPFGEHNNISWKVWSESVEKVRRLRFSLEGNVMEIDSTQKQSNGQYNVENVAERDFLRTEGDPAAVGYTINEAVALIRSMVPGQRVLALQLLASVLNKALQNLQSKDSGYNMDMNPVGKLVDWQAVWAFALGPEPQLALSLRIALDDNHDSVVLACAKVLQSILSCEINENFFNIKEKSATHENNICTAPVFRTRPEVDGGFLHGGYWKYSTKPSSIIPYADENEDEESEGRHTIQDDIVVAGQDIAAGLIRMGILPRICYLMEMDPLPTLHECLVSILVALARHSPTCADAIIRCPRLVRTIVDMFTKQSMVEIHPSHIKSVVFLKVLSQSSKQICLDFVKHGIFQQAMWHWYKNAFTLEQWIKSGREHCKLTSALMAEQLRLWKVCIHYGFCITYFADFFPAMCLWLSPPTFDKLIENNVLGEFTSITREAYLVLEALARRLPILHSKEQLEKQAMDFSDGNMEYWSWSHVVPMVDLALNWLCLKXIPHVSSLIGGHRSRNHVQDASASCMLWVISAILHMLCTIFDKIAPEDANDMSETYNHLPWLPHFVPKVALEIIKNGFLDFLGPNNLGLGTFPTEGGSLAEGLCYLRQQNNVDASLASVSCLQGLVRLAYSVDRSIQRAKITNCTQAPQGSNIGTADKILEEGIVKWAQNDLTRVLMAFMTLMSSEWPVVQSVEMFSRGGPAPGIGFGWGSSGGGFWSMNVLLAQADALLILDLLKILPAFVGGMNPVLDKPADALILQRISSLLGVCLVAGPGDRVAMEKALDTLLQAPVLKYLSFCIHHYVHHNKGLKSFDWQYGEGDYLFFSRILNSHFRNRWLGIKKKSSEKMDRNNHSQDMSRKGDALETIHEEIEQGETTVKYPSCNSLFVEWAHQKLPLPGHWFLSAICSIGEINTRTPSSTDVLDAAKSGLFFLLGLEAASSFLCSDSQSSPISGATLVWKFHALSMALHANMDVLEDKSRDVFETLQELYGQHLDQLRHENIKTLLGHNEKIQVSSATLPEAQENCNLNLLNFQTEVHESYSTFVENLIEQFAAISYGDVIYGRQVALYLHRTVEATVRLAAWNGLSNAHVLELLPPLEKCIAEAEGYLEPVEDHEGILETYVKSWISGGLDRAAARGSVSFTIALHHLSCFIFKTNASDKLVLRNRLAKSLLRSHAQKQHHEGMLLSFIRHGLGSLQEPQYNSETAKRFELLKEACEGNSTLLAVVEKLKSAL; this is encoded by the exons ATGGAGGCGGCGGAGAAAGCTTACAAGACGcggcctccttcttcttcttccaagaagaagaaagtagtgGAGATCAGAGGCACGGCCGTCTCTCTGAAGCAGAGagtcgaagagctccaccacggGCCGGGCCTCGTCGGCAGCATCGTCGAGAAGGGTTTCTCCTCGTCCGATGACTATAAACCCCAGCAGAAGCCGGCCTCCTTCC ATCCTACCGTCCTCCCTTTCCCCGTCGCCCGCCACCGCTCCCATGGCCCG CACTGGGCACCGGTGAGCTCCCTGCCGGACGCCGCCGACGAGGACGACATGGAGGAGGACAAGGATGAGACGGATTACGACCCGATAGCATCCCTCGCTAACCCTatcgagaggaaggagaagaagggctTGGACTTGAGCAAGTGGAAAGAACTCATGCGGGATAATAACGCTGCGATGCCCCAATCAAAGAAAAACGGCATTGCAAGAAAAGCAGGAGAGGTGAATGCTGCTAATAAAGAAGAAGTAAAGAAAGAATCTTTACCTTCAACTACTTCACCTCCCAAAGAGTTGCTGTGCAGGAGTTCCCAAACTGATCTCACGACCAGAGTCGAGCAAAAGCCCAGCAATCAGGGATCGCCGTCTCTCATGGATGAAACCGCCGCAAGAGCCGAACAAAAACCTGTTCCCATGGATGTCGAGTTGGAAGCATCAGTCCCTGGTGGTCAGGGGTCTGTGTCTCTCATGGATGACATTGATGCGGAGAATCTTGCTCGGCTGAAGCAGATGTCAGCGGATGAGATCGCAGAGGCACAGGCGGAGATAATGGAGAAGATGGATTCTTCCCTGATAGAGATGCTAAAGAAGCGTGGGCAAAATAAGTTAGGGAGAAAGAAAGGTGCCGACTTGAAACGGGAAGGGGGATGGCATGATTTGGGAAGTGCTAAGCCAGTTGAAGGTGGGAAGAGTTCAACATCAGTTGTTCCACCTGGGAATTGGCTCCCATTCGGTGAACATAACAACATCTCATGGAAGGTTTGGAGCGAGAGTGTTGAGAAGGTTAGGAGATTGAGGTTTTCCTTGGAAGGAAATGTTATGGAAATTGATTCTACTCAAAAACAATCTAATG GTCAGTACAATGTTGAGAATGTAGCTGAACGTGACTTTCTTCGAACTGAGGGTGATCCTGCTGCTGTGGGATATACAATCAATGAAGCAGTAGCACTTATTCGGAGCATG GTACCTGGACAACGTGTACTTGCTTTACAGCTGCTTGCTTCTGTTCTTAACAAGGCTTTACAAAACTTGCAAAGCAAGGATTCTGGTTATAATATGGACATGAATCCTGTTGGCAAATTGGTTGATTGGCAAGCTGTTTGGGCTTTTGCCCTTGGCCCTGAACCTCAACTGGCTTTATCACTAAG GATTGCATTGGATGATAACCATGACTCTGTGGTTTTGGCTTGTGCCAAGGTGCTGCAGTCAATATTGAGCTGTGAGATAaatgagaatttcttcaacatcaAGGAG AAATCAGCTACTCATGAAAACAATATTTGCACGGCTCCTGTATTTCGGACGAGGCCTGAGGTTGATGGTGGTTTTCTTCATGGTGGATACTGGAAGTACAGTACAAAACCTTCAAGTATAATTCCTTATGCTGacgagaatgaggatgaggagagTGAAGGGAGACATACCATCCAAGATGACATTGTTGTGGCTGGACAAGATATTGCTGCTGGTCTCATTAGGATGGGAATACTTCCAAGAATTTGCTATCTTATGGAG ATGGACCCTCTTCCAACTTTACATGAATGCCTTGTCTCAATACTTGTTGCTTTAGCCAGGCATTCCCCAACATGCGCTGATGCTATTATAAGATGCCCAAGGCTTGTTCGGACCATTGTTGATATGTTTACCAAGCAAAGCATGGTGGAAATTCATCCATCTCATATAAAATCAGTTGTTTTCCTAAAG GTCTTGTCTCAATCTAGCAAGCAAATCTGCTTAGATTTTGTGAAGCATGGAATTTTTCAGCAGGCAATGTGGCACTGGTATAAAAATGCATTTACCCTTGAGCAATGGATAAAGTCTGGAAGGGAACATTGTAAACTCACTTCTGCCTTGATGGCTGAACAATTACGCTTGTGGAAGGTCTGTATTCACTACGGATTTTGCATAACATACTTTGCAGATTTTTTTCCTGCCATGTGTTTGTGGCTTAGTCCTCCTACATTTGACAAGCTAATTGAAAACAATGTTCTTGGTGAATTCACTTCCATTACAAGAGAAGCATACCTTGTCTTAGAGGCCCTAGCTCGAAGGCTACCGATCCTTCATTCCAAGGAGCAGCTTGAAAAGCAAGCCATGGATTTTTCTGATGGTAACATGGAATATTGGTCCTGGAGTCATGTAGTTCCAATGGTTGACTTAGCTTTGAATTGGTTATGTCTAA TTATTCCACATGTATCTTCACTTATTGGAGGCCACAGGAGTAGGAACCATGTGCAAGATGCATCTGCAAGTTGCATGCTTTGGGTGATTTCAGCAATTTTGCACATGCTCTGTACTATATTTGACAAGATTGCTCCAGAAGATGCAAATGATATGAGTGAGACCTATAATCATTTGCCATGGTTGCCCCACTTTGTTCCTAAAGTTGCTCTTGAAATTATTAAAAATGGATTTCTGGACTTCTTGGGTCCAAACAACTTGGGACTTGGAACATTTCCTACTGAAGGTGGATCACTAGCAGAGGGTCTTTGTTATTTAAGACAACAAAATAATGTTGATGCATCATTGGCTTCAGTAAGTTGTCTTCAAGGATTAGTTAGACTGGCTTATTCGGTTGATAGATCCATCCAGAGAGCTAAAATCACAAATTGTACTCAGGCTCCCCAAGGATCTAATATTGGAACAGCTGATAAGATTTTAGAGGAAGGTATAGTTAAGTGGGCTCAGAATGACTTGACAAGAGTGCTAATGGCTTTCATGACCTTGATGTCCTCAGAATGGCCTGTTGTGCAGTCTGTTGAGATGTTCAGTAGAGGAGGACCTGCTCCTGGGATTGGATTTGGCTGGGGTTCCTCTGGTGGAGGCTTCTGGTCCATGAATGTTTTGCTAGCACAAGCAGATGCACTGCTGATCTTGGACTTGCTTAAAATCCTCCCAGCTTTTGTTGGAGGCATGAATCCTGTGCTTGACAAACCTGCTGATGCATTGATTCTGCAGAGAATCAGTTCTCTCCTTGGAGTGTGTTTGGTTGCAGGACCTGGAGACCGGGTTGCCATGGAGAAGGCATTGGATACTTTGCTCCAAGCTCCTGTTCTCAAGTATCTCAGCTTCTGTATTCATCATTATGTTCATCATAATAAGGGTCTCAAGTCATTTGATTGGCAATATGGTGAAGGGGACTATTTGTTTTTCAGTAGGATTTTAAATTCTCATTTCAGGAACAGATGGTTAGGTATTAAGAAGAAGTCATCTGAGAAAATGGACAGAAATAATCATAGCCAAGACATGTCTAGAAAAGGTGATGCTCTGGAAACAATACATGAGGAAATAGAGCAGGGAGAAACAACTGTCAAGTATCCATCTTGTAATTCGTTGTTTGTAGAGTGGGCACATCAGAAACTGCCACTTCCTGGGCATTGGTTTCTTAGTGCAATATGCAGCATTGGTGAGATAAACACGAGGACCCCTTCGTCGACTGATGTTCTTGATGCAGCCAAAAGTGGACTCTTTTTTCTTTTAGGTCTGGAAGCAGCATCCTCTTTCCTATGCTCAGATTCTCAAAGCTCTCCAATATCTGGTGCAACTTTGGTTTGGaaatttcatgcactttcaatgGCATTGCATGCCAATATGGATGTTCTTGAAGACAAGAGCAGGGATGTTTTTGAAACTTTGCAAGAACTGTATGGGCAACATCTCGATCAGTTAAGACATGAAAATATTAAAACCCTGCTTGGCCATAATGAAAAAATCCAAGTTTCATCAGCTACCTTGCCAGAAGCTCAAGAGAACTGTAACCTAAATTTACTTAATTTCCAAACAGAAGTTCATGAGAGCTATAGTACTTTTGTTGAGAATCTCATTGAGCAGTTTGCGGCCATATCATATGGTGATGTTATATATGGCCGGCAAGTAGCACTTTATCTGCACCGTACTGTTGAAGCCACTGTCAGACTTGCTGCATGGAATGGGCTATCTAATGCTCATGTCCTTGAACTCTTGCCTCCTTTAGAGAAATGTATTGCTGAAGCTGAGGGTTACCTCGAACCTGTTGAG GATCATGAAGGGATTCTGGAGACATATGTCAAGTCATGGATTTCTGGAGGCCTTGATAGAGCTGCTGCCAGAGGATCTGTTAGTTTCACAATAGCTCTGCATCACCTTTCTTGTTTCATTTTCAAAACTAATGCTTCAGATAAGCTAGTACTACGGAATAGATTGGCAAAATCTCTTCTCCGCAGTCATGCGCAAAAGCAGCATCATGAG GGTATGCTATTGAGTTTCATTCGTCATGGACTAGGCTCATTACAAGAGCCACAGTATAATTCTGAAACTGCCAAGAGGTTTGAGCTTCTCAAGGAAGCCTGTGAAGGAAATTCTACTCTGTTGGCTGTGGTGGAGAAGCTGAAGTCTGCTCTGTAA